One stretch of Ktedonobacteraceae bacterium DNA includes these proteins:
- a CDS encoding serine/threonine-protein kinase, whose product MNMLVGKTLGGYRLLRLIESGGMGDIYLAQHARIGRKVAIKVVCGDLRDHPDTPESRQAAARFEREARAVAALEHEHILPLYHFGEEVIDGDAAPITYLVMPYLPEGSLWNWLQRRTQHFGFSWPIGAQEAGYYLLQCAAALQCAHDHGIIHRDIKPTNFLIRVERGTGKMGADGNLKKIFPHGRPHLLLADFGLAAFYRNGRSLHRSVGTPLYMAPEQFDDPALETSVHVGPAADQYALAVMIYQLVTGRAVFEGTASQLLHHHHHTPPTPPSVYNTSLPAELDEVFLKALAKKPEQRYANILAFAQAFDAALQHLRRSYQTGPLEPGRRVEQAEIEKPKAAPVLPAAQQRDRGTMPLPTIRIAASPPRGTPQPALILPGRPHIATLEKSRSRGQTPLPQVEAAYSDEPTAPTIEIPQVPRRTRAVHLSSSTIVALTGSIVLLLLVTGLLLAMLSLGHGH is encoded by the coding sequence ATGAATATGCTGGTGGGGAAAACTCTTGGTGGGTATCGTCTTTTGCGGCTCATCGAAAGCGGTGGAATGGGTGATATTTACCTGGCCCAACATGCTCGCATTGGGCGTAAAGTTGCGATTAAAGTTGTGTGCGGAGATTTGCGCGACCATCCCGATACGCCTGAAAGCAGGCAGGCGGCGGCGCGTTTTGAACGCGAGGCCCGCGCTGTGGCCGCACTGGAGCATGAACATATTTTACCGCTCTATCATTTTGGAGAAGAGGTCATCGATGGCGATGCAGCGCCCATTACATACCTCGTCATGCCCTATTTACCGGAGGGTTCGCTGTGGAACTGGCTGCAGAGGCGCACGCAGCACTTTGGCTTCTCCTGGCCAATTGGCGCACAGGAAGCCGGTTATTATCTCTTACAATGCGCGGCGGCATTACAATGTGCCCACGATCATGGCATCATCCATCGCGATATCAAGCCGACGAATTTCTTAATTCGCGTTGAGCGGGGCACCGGCAAAATGGGAGCAGATGGAAACCTCAAAAAAATCTTTCCCCATGGCAGGCCGCACCTGCTACTGGCGGATTTTGGCTTAGCCGCATTCTACCGCAATGGCCGTTCACTGCACCGCTCTGTCGGCACTCCTTTGTATATGGCCCCCGAACAGTTCGACGACCCGGCGCTAGAAACTTCTGTACATGTAGGGCCGGCAGCAGATCAGTACGCGCTGGCCGTCATGATCTACCAGCTTGTGACGGGTCGCGCGGTCTTCGAGGGAACGGCCAGCCAGTTGCTTCACCACCATCATCATACACCGCCAACTCCACCGAGTGTTTACAATACTTCTCTTCCTGCTGAGTTGGACGAAGTATTTCTCAAAGCATTGGCGAAGAAACCAGAACAGCGCTACGCCAATATCCTCGCGTTTGCTCAGGCCTTTGACGCAGCGCTGCAACACCTGAGACGTTCATACCAAACCGGTCCCCTTGAGCCAGGAAGGCGCGTGGAACAGGCTGAAATTGAGAAGCCGAAAGCGGCCCCTGTACTCCCCGCCGCCCAGCAGCGAGATCGCGGCACTATGCCTTTGCCAACCATCAGAATAGCCGCGTCTCCCCCGCGTGGCACTCCCCAACCCGCCCTTATCCTGCCAGGCAGGCCTCATATTGCTACATTGGAGAAGAGCAGGTCGCGCGGACAGACGCCACTTCCGCAGGTGGAAGCGGCCTACAGCGATGAACCAACAGCGCCCACAATAGAGATACCGCAGGTACCGCGTAGGACGAGAGCAGTTCACCTCTCATCCTCAACTATAGTAGCGTTGACGGGATCGATTGTGCTTTTGCTGCTGGTAACGGGCCTGCTGTTGGCGATGTTGAGCCTGGGGCATGGACACTGA
- a CDS encoding HAMP domain-containing sensor histidine kinase translates to MKHRSQSGTPNAGHDLDETRPSAPQWWLTGDTWHRLCQLVRINTFAPSWLPARLRHPALGYLAAVIVEVIAVALTLLLRMVMPALSMSGVLVTLGVALVALNWGGGPSLLAALVGSAMEYYAIFPPQFSWSIVRMEKVVGVGLMLLVGLLISLIAGNVARRSQARQEVETQAQVLRETQTQMDTFLAIAGHELKSPLTYIKLSLQSMQRRLEKLVRTSSGVPEEFNQKVMLMPQEFAHIDQQVCLVERLVNDMLDVSRIRAGRLELHCEATDLRMIVRRAFNEQRQAAPTRTLLLQIPQAQPVLVYADADRLAQVVTNYLTNALKYSPEDRPVFAGLDVMEQQARVWVRDQGPGLAAEEQARVWECFHRVPGIEVQSGNSVGLGLGLYICRIIIERHQGQVGVESIPGQGSTFWFILPLASMSQV, encoded by the coding sequence GTGAAGCACCGGTCTCAGTCCGGTACGCCAAACGCTGGCCATGACCTGGACGAAACCAGGCCGTCCGCTCCACAGTGGTGGCTTACCGGCGACACGTGGCATCGCCTATGCCAGTTGGTACGCATCAATACGTTTGCGCCTTCCTGGTTGCCCGCTCGTCTCCGCCATCCGGCTCTTGGCTACCTGGCAGCAGTAATAGTGGAAGTGATTGCCGTCGCATTGACACTGCTCTTGAGGATGGTCATGCCTGCACTCAGCATGTCAGGGGTGTTGGTGACCCTGGGAGTGGCATTGGTGGCGCTGAATTGGGGTGGTGGCCCGAGCCTGTTGGCGGCGCTAGTTGGCTCAGCAATGGAGTATTATGCTATCTTCCCACCTCAGTTCTCCTGGTCCATCGTAAGGATGGAAAAGGTAGTTGGCGTGGGGTTGATGCTGCTGGTGGGCCTGCTGATCAGCCTGATCGCCGGGAACGTGGCGCGACGGAGCCAGGCCCGCCAGGAAGTCGAAACGCAGGCGCAGGTCCTGCGTGAGACCCAGACCCAGATGGATACCTTTCTGGCTATAGCCGGCCATGAACTGAAATCTCCGCTGACCTACATCAAGCTTAGTCTTCAATCGATGCAGCGGCGTCTGGAGAAATTGGTACGCACGAGTTCCGGGGTGCCTGAGGAATTCAACCAGAAGGTAATGCTCATGCCCCAGGAATTTGCGCACATCGATCAACAGGTATGCCTGGTAGAACGGCTGGTGAACGATATGCTGGATGTGTCGCGTATCCGGGCAGGTAGATTGGAACTGCACTGTGAGGCCACTGATCTGAGGATGATTGTCCGCCGGGCCTTCAACGAGCAACGTCAGGCTGCGCCAACACGTACACTTTTGCTCCAAATTCCGCAGGCACAGCCGGTGCTGGTCTACGCTGATGCCGATCGCCTTGCCCAGGTTGTGACTAACTACCTGACCAACGCGCTCAAGTACTCGCCCGAAGATCGCCCTGTTTTTGCGGGGCTTGATGTTATGGAACAGCAGGCACGAGTCTGGGTGCGCGATCAGGGGCCAGGGCTTGCAGCAGAAGAACAGGCACGAGTCTGGGAATGCTTCCACCGGGTCCCGGGGATTGAGGTCCAGAGCGGCAACAGCGTTGGACTGGGATTAGGGTTGTACATTTGCCGCATCATTATTGAACGCCATCAAGGGCAGGTTGGCGTCGAGAGCATCCCCGGGCAGGGTTCTACTTTTTGGTTTATTCTCCCCCTGGCCTCTATGAGCCAGGTGTAA
- a CDS encoding response regulator encodes MNRKKGRSMQIGLLEDDVAIQEMLRLILEDAKYSVVIYPTADACLNALLAGEGEQAAVSMGLLIVDLRLPRAVSGIQVIRQIRNDSRLSSLPIILTSAASFTDIEDLSDLRVHFLEKPFDVDELVKMVESLTTTSSGSH; translated from the coding sequence ATGAATCGTAAAAAGGGAAGAAGTATGCAAATTGGCCTGCTGGAAGACGATGTAGCGATCCAGGAGATGTTGCGTCTCATACTGGAGGATGCAAAATATAGCGTCGTCATTTATCCTACTGCCGATGCCTGTTTAAACGCATTGCTGGCCGGAGAAGGAGAACAGGCCGCCGTTTCGATGGGTCTCCTGATCGTAGATTTGCGCCTGCCAAGAGCAGTTTCAGGTATCCAGGTAATCAGGCAGATACGAAATGATTCTCGTCTTTCTTCCCTCCCCATTATTTTAACCTCTGCTGCCTCTTTTACCGACATAGAGGATCTTTCAGATTTACGTGTGCATTTCTTAGAAAAACCTTTTGACGTTGATGAGCTTGTCAAGATGGTCGAGAGCCTTACGACAACATCTTCCGGGAGTCATTAG
- a CDS encoding HAMP domain-containing sensor histidine kinase, translating into MRREARVLGLVEQARQLVDGEAACLMIGCPVMELRHPLLDLFPSTSCFPLSYYGSPELKPLLEQEQVRALFDLAVQSGYIQYSNNYRVAISNLEVRSLVVVPVEQPAGLPGLFLIANPFPGNFSQGEYRLLDEYRQAIAPDLERALRDLYLHRMKEILTSSPDRYESPQAGMANDGVVKSEFVSMVSHELRAPLTAIKGYAGLLQAYSVPDHLDTSGQAEMTLERRQHYLHVIMEQVDHLEVIIADLLDISRIESGRLALYFSKVDIAQLCRRVAQLIQDRVDQQQPGKYHIRCDLDPDLPLVWADADRVEQVLQNLLDNALKYSPDGGLIEVLACVKQRPQQQQNRFSWEKELQKFIAGEDKQESRVMHITVRDYGIGIPDELRSQLFKPYSRLARPATAYIPGIGLGLYITSKFVEAMQGEVMLTSRETEGTSITFTLPLADSTMLLAQTNEIMIPADEKSLVVST; encoded by the coding sequence GTGAGACGGGAAGCACGTGTTCTTGGATTGGTAGAACAGGCGAGGCAGCTTGTAGATGGTGAGGCAGCCTGTCTTATGATAGGCTGCCCTGTTATGGAGTTACGGCATCCCTTGCTTGACCTGTTTCCTTCCACTTCATGCTTTCCCCTGAGCTATTATGGCTCGCCAGAACTTAAGCCATTACTCGAGCAAGAGCAGGTGCGGGCATTGTTCGATCTCGCTGTACAGTCCGGTTACATACAATACAGCAATAACTACCGGGTGGCAATTTCCAATCTTGAGGTGCGCAGCCTTGTTGTGGTGCCGGTTGAGCAACCTGCCGGGCTACCTGGCCTGTTTCTTATAGCCAATCCGTTTCCAGGCAATTTCTCTCAAGGTGAGTACCGGCTGCTGGATGAGTATCGACAGGCAATTGCTCCTGACCTCGAACGCGCGCTACGTGATCTATATCTTCATCGCATGAAGGAGATATTGACTTCCAGCCCGGATAGATATGAATCGCCTCAGGCAGGGATGGCGAATGATGGCGTGGTGAAAAGCGAGTTTGTTTCTATGGTTAGCCATGAACTGCGAGCGCCGCTGACCGCGATCAAAGGCTACGCAGGGCTTTTACAGGCGTATAGCGTGCCGGATCATCTTGATACGAGTGGTCAGGCAGAGATGACCCTGGAACGCCGGCAACACTACCTGCACGTGATTATGGAGCAGGTCGATCACCTGGAAGTCATCATAGCTGATCTTCTCGATATCTCGCGCATAGAGTCGGGGCGATTGGCTCTCTACTTCTCTAAAGTCGATATAGCGCAATTGTGCCGGCGTGTGGCACAGCTTATCCAGGATCGCGTCGATCAGCAACAACCGGGAAAATATCATATTCGTTGTGATCTCGATCCTGATCTTCCTTTAGTATGGGCCGATGCAGACCGGGTGGAGCAAGTGCTTCAGAATCTCCTGGATAACGCGCTGAAATATTCCCCGGATGGGGGATTGATCGAGGTGCTGGCATGCGTAAAGCAAAGGCCGCAGCAACAGCAAAACCGCTTCTCGTGGGAAAAGGAGCTACAAAAGTTCATCGCCGGTGAAGATAAACAAGAATCTCGCGTGATGCATATTACTGTACGCGATTATGGTATCGGTATTCCTGATGAGCTGCGCTCGCAGCTCTTCAAGCCGTATAGCCGGCTCGCGCGCCCGGCTACAGCCTATATTCCTGGTATTGGACTCGGGCTCTATATCACTAGTAAGTTTGTCGAGGCTATGCAGGGCGAAGTTATGCTGACCAGCCGTGAAACGGAAGGGACAAGCATCACTTTCACCTTACCACTCGCCGATTCTACTATGCTCCTGGCGCAAACGAATGAAATTATGATCCCAGCAGATGAAAAAAGTCTAGTCGTTTCCACTTAA
- a CDS encoding DUF4097 family beta strand repeat-containing protein, with protein sequence MNDQEMQFADPDWKPTRPLNKNNVPQEQEIDATQPVNARPQEQQWQAPPPLRDYQDGYAGAGQQIPPDQKLDYPSPDSYSYAPPNNVTRTPYRQQARRRGRSPWLWIIIAIIILGFMSGGFGSAFRGFGFQNSVTVPQTFTVTNQPTIIINDLGGSVHVQSSGSSKSVNVQAIKQADIFSNPNNEKVAYNQDGNTITISFDGQGGSVDFNLTVPDNSNLQIHTNSDDISVDGISGQMILSTDSGDITTTNDILSTSSLLTDNSGDINGRQDQLAGTTTLNDNSGDINFDGSITGSGNYQFTTNSGDITANLNGNASVNASTDSGSIDRNVPTIDVQNNDSGATASGYIGSPGSSSQLTFKTNSGDIHLNTRP encoded by the coding sequence ATGAACGATCAGGAGATGCAGTTTGCCGACCCGGACTGGAAACCTACGCGGCCACTGAACAAGAATAATGTTCCGCAGGAGCAGGAAATAGACGCGACACAACCGGTCAATGCTAGACCGCAAGAGCAGCAATGGCAGGCGCCGCCTCCACTACGCGACTATCAAGATGGGTATGCCGGCGCCGGGCAGCAGATTCCACCAGATCAGAAATTGGATTATCCCAGCCCAGACTCTTATAGCTATGCTCCGCCAAACAACGTTACCAGAACACCTTACAGGCAACAGGCGAGAAGGCGTGGTCGCAGCCCCTGGTTATGGATCATCATCGCAATTATCATTCTTGGGTTTATGAGCGGCGGATTCGGCTCGGCCTTTCGAGGTTTTGGCTTCCAGAATAGCGTTACTGTACCGCAAACGTTCACTGTGACCAATCAGCCGACGATTATCATCAACGATTTGGGCGGCTCGGTTCACGTGCAGAGCAGCGGTAGTTCGAAAAGCGTAAATGTTCAAGCTATCAAGCAAGCAGATATTTTTAGCAATCCCAACAATGAAAAAGTAGCCTACAACCAGGATGGGAATACTATTACGATCAGTTTTGATGGCCAGGGTGGCTCCGTTGATTTTAATCTAACGGTTCCTGATAATAGCAACCTGCAAATTCATACAAATTCAGATGATATCAGTGTTGACGGTATCAGTGGGCAGATGATTCTCTCCACCGATAGCGGCGATATCACGACCACAAACGATATATTGAGTACCTCTTCCCTGTTGACGGATAATTCCGGTGATATTAATGGCAGGCAGGATCAGCTGGCAGGCACAACTACTCTCAATGATAATTCTGGTGATATTAATTTCGATGGAAGCATTACCGGCTCTGGAAACTACCAGTTTACGACCAACAGCGGTGATATCACTGCCAATTTGAATGGTAATGCCTCTGTAAATGCCTCTACAGATTCAGGTTCGATCGACAGAAATGTGCCCACGATAGATGTACAGAATAACGACTCTGGTGCGACAGCCAGCGGCTATATTGGCTCGCCAGGCTCATCTAGCCAGTTGACGTTCAAGACGAACAGCGGTGACATACACTTGAACACCCGGCCATAA
- a CDS encoding HEAT repeat domain-containing protein, with the protein MSETRLEQTENPIPPDSGSSEPGEVLIDESTTGTTIVALAPPANVSPVPAATQRPSNRSATVEHLAARRTVTPLNADDREVKQKISELRAEMTTLVTGLRWGGVPVSETAERMIPLLNMGSLQQWIPILVPNLLEIDRAGNLVPAWFNIIEREDPIDIAPDANPAETMIGRARRIGILMLGYYKTPEIAEFLGKLATDPHSSLYATRSLVKQNTIASMQAMANALKSAEGWAKVDIIDAYATLNQSRFYELMLASGLDRANGLESYIAIPLYRTIPLAKYLRGGKDIPARLTQQAALVVGQVLQDSSNTAPASPDALPIIFERDLREIATALFEGTRNTPFWQNVTALHRLGLFLGRYWANISRGAVQDQRIVQPVYACLSLMPDIERWMNSTGRDVLLNALANSEEAFLPAMKVLNELRDPRAASVLLSRLDSVTQITDRTQAIQVGHICDTLAQLGDPRATSSMLSLIKRVANIDLRASRGRRRDNLAVGDPDLPTSIVYAAVIRAFAQSGDRGAIDIVARAAGDFDPYVRTQALEALKKIDPNGEDMRSRRAAREALNDPRDTVVRLACQLLTQYHDTESILLLRNLAETRPEFAPSAQDALRKLEM; encoded by the coding sequence ATGTCCGAAACGAGATTGGAACAAACTGAGAATCCCATTCCTCCTGATAGCGGCTCATCCGAACCCGGTGAGGTGCTGATCGACGAAAGTACAACGGGAACGACTATAGTAGCGCTTGCCCCCCCTGCCAATGTCTCTCCTGTACCGGCGGCAACACAACGACCATCAAACCGCTCCGCCACAGTAGAACACCTCGCTGCCCGGCGCACTGTAACGCCGCTCAATGCTGATGATCGTGAAGTGAAACAAAAGATCAGCGAACTGCGCGCGGAAATGACGACTCTGGTGACTGGCCTGCGCTGGGGAGGAGTGCCTGTCAGCGAGACTGCTGAGCGTATGATCCCGCTTCTGAATATGGGTTCGTTGCAGCAATGGATACCAATTCTGGTGCCCAACCTGCTGGAAATTGATCGTGCCGGAAACCTGGTCCCGGCCTGGTTCAACATCATCGAACGAGAAGACCCTATCGATATAGCTCCAGATGCCAACCCTGCTGAAACGATGATCGGACGCGCCCGCCGCATCGGTATCCTGATGCTGGGGTATTATAAAACCCCGGAGATTGCCGAATTCCTGGGCAAGCTGGCAACCGATCCCCACTCTTCACTCTACGCCACGCGCTCGCTGGTAAAGCAGAACACAATCGCTTCAATGCAGGCCATGGCCAATGCGCTCAAGTCTGCTGAAGGCTGGGCGAAGGTCGATATCATCGATGCTTATGCCACGCTGAACCAGTCCCGTTTCTATGAACTTATGCTGGCAAGTGGGCTGGATCGTGCCAACGGGCTGGAAAGCTATATTGCCATTCCACTTTACCGCACTATTCCACTCGCGAAGTACTTGCGGGGTGGAAAAGACATCCCGGCACGCCTCACACAGCAAGCCGCCCTGGTTGTCGGCCAGGTGCTTCAGGATAGTTCGAATACAGCTCCGGCAAGCCCTGATGCGCTTCCCATTATCTTCGAGCGCGATTTGCGTGAGATTGCCACGGCCCTTTTTGAGGGAACCCGCAATACTCCTTTCTGGCAGAACGTGACCGCGTTGCATCGCCTGGGCCTCTTCCTTGGCCGGTATTGGGCGAACATCTCGCGCGGCGCTGTGCAGGATCAGCGTATTGTACAGCCCGTCTATGCCTGCCTATCGCTGATGCCGGATATCGAACGCTGGATGAATAGCACGGGCCGCGATGTGCTGCTGAACGCACTCGCCAATTCAGAAGAGGCTTTCCTACCCGCGATGAAGGTATTGAATGAATTGCGCGATCCACGCGCGGCTTCTGTACTCCTGTCACGCCTCGACAGCGTAACACAGATTACTGACCGGACGCAAGCCATCCAGGTGGGTCATATCTGCGATACCCTGGCGCAACTTGGAGATCCCCGCGCGACCAGCTCCATGCTTTCGCTCATCAAACGGGTCGCGAACATTGACCTGCGGGCCAGTCGTGGCAGGCGTCGCGATAACCTGGCCGTAGGTGATCCCGACCTGCCTACAAGTATTGTATACGCTGCTGTTATTCGCGCTTTTGCCCAATCCGGTGATCGCGGCGCTATTGATATTGTTGCTCGCGCAGCCGGCGACTTCGATCCATATGTGCGAACACAGGCGCTTGAAGCATTGAAAAAAATCGACCCGAATGGAGAAGATATGCGCAGCCGCCGGGCAGCACGCGAAGCGCTGAACGATCCGCGTGATACAGTAGTCCGACTTGCCTGCCAGCTACTCACACAGTATCACGACACCGAATCGATACTCCTGCTACGCAACCTGGCCGAGACCCGTCCTGAATTCGCCCCATCAGCTCAGGATGCCTTGAGAAAGCTAGAAATGTGA